The window attttattccattattCCTGTCCAACtgtctcttcctttcttttgtatttctctCAGACTCTCCATTTCTATCACCGTCTCTTATACACTCCATTTTCTCTCATCCCTCGAGCGATTGGCCAGAGCTTTGCTTTTCTCTATTTTGCAAGTGAAAATGAAGAAGGAAGCACAAGTTGGAGATGGGGGCGCAAGATGATGTTCTTTCGGTGGAGCTCCTAGCCCATCCTTCTTGGAAGAAAttggtctctctctttcttacCGGAATAAATTATTCGACTATATTATTGCAGTTTTCAGCTTTCTCTTCCAGCACCTCATTGAAAGaaattctgatatttttttgttgtagaTTTTAGGGtttctcaaaatttatattctattatGCTTTTAGGTAAAATTTAGTCTACATTTAATTGCAATACTCAAAtgaatttattcaaattttaagttagtctaacatctaaacatttaattttcaaattataaaatttatttcaactcaaaatttcCTTACacgtaaaatttataatttttttttaacttaacacatatttatacgTGGGATCagctttttttaacttttcataaaaagtattaaactcatctaatcaTCCAGatacattttaaactcagtttagataggTTCCAAACTTTCAcataattcatttcatttctcaactcgttactattaataaagaactgaattcaactcaacatcgAAACTGTGATTGCAAGACTCAACTAAGCTTAGCTGagctcagtctaattttaagttgagtctaatatccaaatattcaactctcaaattattaaattcatcctAACTTAAAATCTTCTTCCACGTAAGATCCATAAATTTGCTCAacttaacacatatttatacatagaacctataacttttttcaattttttataaaaagtattcaatttattttaacattcaaacacactttaaatttaatttagataaatttcatataattcatttcattatttaattcattactatttataaatagcTCAACTCAACTATGTCTAAACAATAATTTTGTTAACCTCGTAACCATGCGAAACAAAGATGTCTCCAGCAGATCCTCACACGTGCAAACTTCCATGCCATCTTCCCATGCAGTGCCACTTGTCCCCCTACCTCTCTTGTTGCCTATGTGTCAGCCACCGCCATTACTTTAAAAAACCAGCAAATTCACCTTGATGATGATCTCTCTAATTTCCAACTTGGAAATTAGAGGCCAAAATAAGATATATCAGTCTAATAGACAGTGTAGatcaaaatggaaaagaaagatCAAGATCAGTCTAATGGAGAAGTGAACAGAAACAGTAGTATTGAGAAAACGACAGAAAAAGAACAAGCTAGAAAATAGAATGATGATCAAGAGACCCCGCTTCCTATAATGGCTTTGAATCACGTGTCCAGACTTTGCAGAAATGTGAAGGAATCCATTGATTTCTACACCAAGGTTCTTGGGTTCGCTTTGATTGAGCCTCCTCAAGCTTTTGACTTTAATGGTGCTTGGCTGTTTGACTATGGAGTCGGGATTCACTTGTTGCAATCCAAAGATCATGATCAAGATAGGCTACCTAATGATCAatctgatcatcatgatcacttGGATCCCATGGATAACCACATATAATTTCAGGTCATGCTGGAAAACTATTTCATCTTCCTTCCTTACTTTTCAGATTTAGTTTGGCTGTATATGTGAAGAGGAGTGTCGAGGATGAAGAAAACGGGATGGCCATTGACCAACTCTTGATGTTCAACGACCCATATGGGTTCATGATCGAAATACGTAAATTTGAGAATCTGAAGCTTGTCCCAGCAGCTGGTTCCTTGGGTAAAATAAAGCGCTTCCTTTTGATAGGCACAATCCGCCTGTCGAAATGGAAAGCCAGCATAAATAAGATCATAGATTAATGGAATTATCGGACTACGATCAATTTGTCAGTActcaggatatatatatatatatatatatatatatatatatatatatattagtaaccTTTTTCCAAATTGTGTTAATCAAATTcaacataatatatatggaCTTCTTTCCAAATTGTGTTGATCAAATTCAACGTATTATGGACTTATGATGTTTATACATAGGGGAGGGGACTGCTACGTCCATTGAGACATTGAGAATTCTACgtgtaacttttttttctttttttatttaacatttttcagttttttaaaaatattttaaaaaatttacaaaatcattaaaaaaatatttatttaatcattaaataaaaaaaaagtgcaattaGTACCCACATTCGGTGTTAAGACTagtatttttcttgtatacatgtgtgtgtgggatgtgtatatatattgaaccTACAATCATATGGTATAAATGGTGTATAAGTTTTTGCAGATCGTAAAAAATTAACTAACTAGcaatcacattttttatatataaaaatagttgatatggaaattattttaacatatcCTGTATTTCCGAACAAGAGAATAATTCTTTAGaacaattttagaaaaagatacATAATTTCAACATTATTCTCTTCCGCTAAACCAATTAATAAACCAAGATAAACATAATGTACGCTAAATTTAAGTTGATAATTATGTTTAATTATGAGATactgtttgaatagtgagttgagatgaaatttaaaatttaaataaaatattattttttaatatt is drawn from Juglans regia cultivar Chandler chromosome 5, Walnut 2.0, whole genome shotgun sequence and contains these coding sequences:
- the LOC108987275 gene encoding uncharacterized protein LOC108987275: MALNHVSRLCRNVKESIDFYTKVLGFALIEPPQAFDFNGAWLFDYGVGIHLLQSKDHDQDRFSLAVYVKRSVEDEENGMAIDQLLMFNDPYGFMIEIRKFENLKLVPAAGSLGKIKRFLLIGTIRLSKWKASINKIID